A single genomic interval of Cucumis sativus cultivar 9930 chromosome 5, Cucumber_9930_V3, whole genome shotgun sequence harbors:
- the LOC101206319 gene encoding NADPH-dependent pterin aldehyde reductase — protein sequence MAEPTSNNSSPQLALGSRKVLITGVSKGLGRALALELASRGHTIIGCSRDQTKLDSLQAQLSNLSSTNHLLYNVDVRSNTKVEEFARATVENELVPNIIVNNAGLINRSCKIWELDAQEFDNVIDTNVKGIANIMRHFIPLMISSNKGIIINMSSIAGRDARELIAPYCASKWGVEGLSKAIAKEVPEGMGIVSLDPGLIFTDMLLSCLPDSAPNYQSPQHWASKAATMILNLTALDNGTSLTVEDPGIVPKSLS from the exons ATGGCGGAACCAACTTCCAATAATTCGTCTCCACAGCTGGCCTTGGGTTCTCGTAAGGTGTTGATCACCGGAGTTAGCAAGGGATTAGGAAGAGCCTTAGCGTTGGAGCTGGCTAGCCGTGGCCACACCATCATCGGTTGTTCACGGGATCAAACTAAACTTGATTCTCTTCAGGCTCAGCTTTCTAATCTTTCTTCTACAAACCATTTACTCTACAACGTTGATGTG AGATCGAACACCAAGGTTGAGGAGTTTGCACGAGCTACGGTGGAAAATGAATTAGTTCCAAATATCATTG TGAATAATGCAGGTTTGATCAATAGAAGTTGTAAAATATGGGAATTGGATGCACaagaatttgataatgtgaTTGATACCAACGTGAAAGGAATAGCAAATATAATGCGTCATTTCATTCCACTTATGATTTCTTCCAACAAAGGCATTATCATCAACATGTCTTCTATTGCTGGGAGAGATGCGCGTGAACTG ATAGCACCCTATTGTGCATCAAAGTGGGGAGTTGAAGGACTAAGCAAAGCAATAGCAAAAGAAGTGCCCGAGGGAATGGGAATTGTGAGCTTAGATCCAGGCTTGATATTTACTGACATGCTGCTTTCATGCCTTCCCGATTCTGCTCCCAACTATCAATCACCTCAACATTG GGCTTCAAAAGCAGCAACAATGATTCTTAATCTTACTGCACTCGATAATGGAACATCTCTCACAGTTGAAGATCCAGGAATTGTGCCGAAGTCCTTGAGTTAA
- the LOC101204398 gene encoding NADPH-dependent pterin aldehyde reductase → MVIVYVQRERESESMAVAEPSSCCRKVLITGVSKGLGRALALELANRGHTIIGCSRDQVKLDSLQQQLSTTSLNQHFFFKLDVKSDNNVQEFAQFVAKNNLVPHILVNNAGLAHKSAKIWELDAEEFDNVIDTNVKGIANILRHFIPLMIQNNNGIIVNMSSGAGRSAHEDFAPYCSSKWAVEGLSKCIAKGLPDGMAIVALNPGSIHTDMLHLCLGDSAAQFQSPHKWAIKAATMILDLTPKDNGESLTVNNPRELSTA, encoded by the exons atggttatTGTATATgtacagagagagagagagagcgaATCCATGGCGGTGGCGGAACCAAGTAGTTGTTGTCGAAAGGTGTTGATAACAGGTGTTAGCAAAGGGTTAGGAAGAGCCTTAGCCTTGGAGTTAGCAAATCGTGGCCATACAATTATTGGTTGCTCAAGAGATCAAGTTAAACTTGATTCTCTTCAGCAACAACTTTCCACCACTTCTCTAAATCaacatttcttcttcaaacttGATGTG AAATCAGACAATAATGTTCAAGAATTCGCACAATTTGTTGCCAAAAACAACCTTGTTCCTCATATTCTTG TGAATAATGCAGGTTTGGCACATAAAAGTGCAAAGATATGGGAACTTGACGCAGaagaatttgataatgtgaTTGATACAAATGTAAAAGGAATTGCTAATATTTTGAGACATTTCATTCCACTTATGATTCAAAACAACAATGGAATTATTGTCAATATGTCTTCTGGTGCTGGAAGATCTGCTCATGAAGAT TTTGCACCATATTGTTCTTCCAAATGGGCAGTTGAGGGACTAAGTAAATGTATTGCTAAAGGGCTACCAGATGGTATGGCAATTGTTGCATTAAATCCTGGCTCTATACACACTGACATGCTTCATTTATGCCTTGGTGATTCAGCTGCCCAATTTCAATCTCCTCACAAATG GGCTATAAAAGCAGCAACTATGATTCTTGATCTTACTCCAAAAGATAATGGAGAGTCTCTAACAGTCAATAATCCACGTGAACTTTCAACGGCATAA